The Toxorhynchites rutilus septentrionalis strain SRP chromosome 1, ASM2978413v1, whole genome shotgun sequence genome contains the following window.
tATTCAAACTGTAAATTTACAACAAAAACATCATAGGGGAGATGCCAATAACGATGTCTAAATTCAATGATTGTCGAATTCAACGTCTGATCGCAAAATAGAACGTAAATCGGATTTTAAACACAGTACCTTGGCAGACAACTTGTTGATTCAAACGATTCCCGAGTATGTGTGTGAAAACGGCATGGATTGTTTTGCACTGAACGAAATTTGCGTTGCATTTTcatatccgcgttgacggcattgagtttgACATTTCAAATTAGGGGGTGAAACGTAAACAAACGCAGTGAGAAAAactataatttttgttcaaagtTATCTTGAGATTCTATAgctttctgcaaaaatggtgagTAAGAAAATATCATATACCATATGCATAATCTTTTTTCACCATTCGTGCAAATCGTACTTGTATTGTTCGTCCATAATTAATATTCAAAAACTAGTATGATTTGCGAATTGGAATTTCATCTCTCGtttcaaatcaaaattatgaacgaAAATCGATGTTTCGAGGTTTCTTCCTGAATCTGTGGTAAAAATCTTTAGTTACTTTAGTGcgatttgaacaaaaaatagtTCCGGAATATTTCTAATGCAATGAAAAGCTAATGAAAACCTTTAATATTTCTTTCTTAAACAGGCATCCAATGCGATAAACTCTTCGATGATGACGGTAAATTTGCAGCTTGCCGATATTTTTCAATACGTCGGAGGAGGAAGCAGGTTGATAGTCGAAGGTGAACGGGTGTTTCAAGCTAACCACTTGCTTCTTGTCGGAGTTCAAACCGTGCACGAGGACGGCTTTACCATATTTGCGACTTGTTTGAAGTCATCATCACCTAGAGCTGATCCACACAAAATTTCCATCCGCACCAGACCTTCCTTTGAAAAGTGGTCTTTTCAGTGTTCGTGCAAAGCTGGAATGGGAAAATGCAAACACATAATGGCCGTTTTAAAACATCTTctaatgtgtttttttgtgattttcttgaatacaaatggcaaaaataaatttttctatttttaggttCCCTTCAGTTCCATTGCTTACAGTAACAGATTTGCAACAAAAGTGGGGTAAAATTGCAGAAAAAGTTGCTGACGATATGTACAAGACAACACCATTGACCGCATTCTGCAAAAAAATGACGAATACAAAAGATACGACTGAAGCTGTCTCGCCGGCGGGTTTGACTCACGATGAGGGTACCAACATTCTTCAGCTTTTCGTGAAAGGTTTGCTTCCAATTTATtgatcgattttttaaaataaaattttaattattaattattaggaTTCCCTGAAAGCGGTCTGGCATACGAAAAGAAAGGAcgagaaatgaaaaatattgacaaaaatAATGAATCTGATGTTCTGAATACACTTCTCGATATAGATGTG
Protein-coding sequences here:
- the LOC129761550 gene encoding uncharacterized protein LOC129761550 produces the protein MASNAINSSMMTVNLQLADIFQYVGGGSRLIVEGERVFQANHLLLVGVQTVHEDGFTIFATCLKSSSPRADPHKISIRTRPSFEKWSFQCSCKAGMGKCKHIMAVLKHLLMFPSVPLLTVTDLQQKWGKIAEKVADDMYKTTPLTAFCKKMTNTKDTTEAVSPAGLTHDEGTNILQLFVKGFPESGLAYEKKGREMKNIDKNNESDVLNTLLDIDVQSHSTESIDSLISIEENMTCSLLKSFLRRSFHPDNFTMIDREIMEFIGPLEKDLQLNFEINVKVSEYESLKICTRTIEQRVSSQWKKERSRRITSSSAYSVYTYYTNQPDKNKNWKSKILSMVTPKHLSTPAIVHGIRCESKAIAAYERDYRKNVWSCGFVS